One Chitinophagales bacterium genomic window carries:
- the gyrA gene encoding DNA gyrase subunit A, translating to MADGERIITINIEEEMKSAYIDYSMSVIVARAIPDVRDGLKPVHRRVLYAMHELGLASNRPYKKSARIVGEVLGKYHPHGDSSVYDAMVRMAQDWSLRYPLVDGQGNFGSVDGDSPAAMRYTEARLSKIAEEMLADIDKDTVDFQNNFDDTLKEPVVLPARIPNLLINGSSGIAVGMATNILPHNLGEVIDGTIAYIDNKEISIEELMQYIKAPDFPTGGIIYGFDGVKEAFMTGRGKIVVRAKAEIVTEEKNDREKIVVTEIPYQINKEVLVSKIGELVNERKIDGITDVKDLSNRDGILVEIYLRRDVNAQVILNQLYSYTPLQTSFGVNNIALVDGRPTLINLKDYIRHFVDFRHEVVVRRTRFELAEAEKRAHILEGLLIALNNLDAVIKLIRESKDPEEAKNGLMSGFNLSEIQAKAILDMRLQRLTGLEQDKIKAEYEEVMKTIAYLKEVLEKEPLRMQIIKDELLAIKKKYADERKTELVMSADDIHITDLIPDNQFVITMSHAGYIKRTPVDLYRTQSRGGKGSRGGATREEDFIENIFTATAHEYVLFFTEQGQCYWLRVYEIPEGSKTSKGRPIQNLIRIQPNDKVKAYINVKNLDDAEALKNQYVVLCTKKGIIKKTTLEAYSRPRSSGIRAIVVHDNDSLLDAKLTDGTCHIMMATRYGQAIRFPEDKVRPMGRTAAGVKGVKLAAPDDEVIGMICIPAQDKNTTVMVVSEKGFGKRSYLDDPETGEEIYRITNRGGKGVKTISITEKTGKLIAIKAVSETDDLMIITKNGITIRMPVQEVRVMGRATQGVTLIRLDEGDEIAAVTKVADSNDHEENDQD from the coding sequence ATGGCTGACGGAGAAAGGATTATCACTATCAACATAGAAGAGGAAATGAAGTCGGCCTACATTGACTACTCCATGTCGGTCATTGTAGCCCGTGCTATTCCTGATGTGCGTGACGGGCTGAAACCTGTTCACCGCAGGGTTCTTTATGCCATGCACGAACTGGGGCTGGCCAGCAACCGTCCCTATAAAAAATCAGCCCGCATAGTGGGGGAGGTGCTTGGAAAATATCACCCCCATGGTGACAGCTCAGTGTATGATGCCATGGTACGCATGGCCCAGGACTGGTCGCTCCGCTATCCACTCGTTGACGGGCAGGGCAACTTCGGCTCCGTAGATGGTGATAGCCCGGCTGCTATGCGCTACACGGAAGCTCGCCTCAGCAAAATCGCGGAGGAAATGCTTGCCGACATTGATAAAGATACGGTAGACTTCCAGAACAACTTTGATGACACCCTAAAGGAACCGGTGGTTTTACCAGCCCGCATCCCCAATCTCCTGATCAATGGATCATCGGGTATTGCTGTGGGGATGGCTACCAATATCCTGCCTCATAACTTGGGTGAAGTAATTGATGGAACGATTGCCTACATTGATAATAAAGAGATTAGCATTGAGGAGCTCATGCAATACATTAAGGCCCCTGATTTCCCCACAGGAGGCATTATCTATGGCTTTGACGGTGTGAAAGAAGCTTTTATGACCGGAAGGGGCAAAATCGTTGTCCGCGCCAAAGCCGAAATCGTTACAGAAGAAAAAAATGACAGGGAAAAAATTGTAGTAACTGAGATACCTTATCAAATCAATAAAGAGGTACTGGTATCCAAAATAGGGGAGCTGGTCAATGAAAGAAAAATTGACGGTATCACGGATGTAAAAGACCTCTCTAATCGCGATGGCATCTTGGTAGAAATTTATCTGAGAAGGGATGTAAATGCACAAGTGATACTTAATCAGCTATACAGCTACACACCACTCCAAACCTCATTCGGCGTAAATAACATTGCCCTGGTCGATGGACGGCCCACTCTGATTAACCTGAAAGATTACATCCGCCATTTCGTTGACTTCCGCCATGAGGTAGTCGTACGCAGGACCCGTTTTGAACTTGCTGAAGCCGAAAAAAGAGCACATATCCTGGAGGGGTTGTTGATAGCGCTCAATAATCTGGATGCCGTCATAAAACTGATACGCGAATCCAAAGACCCTGAAGAAGCGAAAAACGGGTTGATGTCCGGTTTCAACCTGAGCGAAATACAGGCTAAAGCAATCCTGGACATGCGCCTGCAGCGTCTCACCGGCCTGGAACAGGATAAGATAAAAGCGGAATATGAGGAGGTCATGAAAACCATTGCCTATTTGAAAGAGGTACTGGAAAAGGAACCTCTCAGGATGCAAATTATCAAAGACGAACTGCTGGCGATAAAGAAAAAATATGCCGATGAAAGGAAGACAGAATTGGTTATGTCTGCTGATGATATCCATATTACAGATCTGATACCGGACAACCAGTTTGTCATCACCATGTCGCATGCCGGATATATCAAGCGCACACCGGTTGACCTCTACCGTACCCAAAGCAGGGGAGGCAAAGGCTCCCGCGGGGGAGCTACCCGCGAAGAAGACTTTATTGAAAACATCTTTACGGCCACCGCACATGAGTATGTGCTGTTTTTCACCGAACAGGGACAATGTTACTGGCTGCGCGTCTATGAAATTCCTGAAGGATCAAAAACCTCCAAAGGCAGACCCATTCAAAACCTCATTCGCATTCAACCTAACGATAAAGTGAAGGCCTATATCAACGTGAAAAATCTGGATGATGCCGAAGCGTTAAAAAATCAATACGTTGTGTTGTGCACCAAAAAAGGCATTATCAAAAAAACTACTCTTGAAGCATACTCCCGCCCGAGATCAAGCGGCATCCGTGCTATCGTTGTTCACGATAATGACTCGTTGCTGGACGCCAAACTAACCGATGGTACATGTCACATCATGATGGCAACCCGCTATGGTCAGGCTATCCGATTTCCGGAAGACAAAGTCAGACCTATGGGCCGTACGGCCGCCGGAGTAAAAGGAGTGAAGCTAGCCGCCCCGGATGATGAAGTGATAGGAATGATCTGTATCCCTGCACAGGATAAAAATACAACTGTAATGGTAGTCAGTGAAAAAGGGTTCGGAAAACGCTCCTACCTGGATGACCCTGAAACAGGGGAGGAAATTTATCGCATCACTAATCGCGGAGGGAAAGGAGTAAAGACGATCAGCATAACGGAAAAAACAGGCAAGCTCATCGCCATCAAAGCAGTGAGTGAAACAGATGATTTAATGATCATCACTAAAAATGGTATTACCATCCGCATGCCTGTGCAGGAAGTACGAGTGATGGGGAGGGCTACTCAGGGAGTGACTCTGATTCGGCTGGATGAGGGAGATGAAATTGCAGCGGTGACCAAGGTAGCTGATAGCAATGACCATGAGGAAAATGACCAAGACTAA
- a CDS encoding biopolymer transporter ExbB, whose amino-acid sequence MSIVFLQRIDTLSDGSMIQTTTLLELVLKGGVVMIPIALLSIIAVYIFVERYLTIRKAANIDADFIPNIRDFMVNGNIAAAQALCKRHDSPVARMIEKGITRIGKPLRDIEASIENVGKLELFKLERGLSLLATISGAAPMLGFLGTVTGMVKAFYNMANAGNNIAIDLLAGGIYEALITTVAGLVVGIFSFVAYNILVNMVNQVVHKMEATSIEFIDLLQEPA is encoded by the coding sequence ATGAGCATAGTATTTCTTCAGCGTATAGATACCTTGTCAGATGGGAGTATGATACAGACCACTACCCTTCTTGAACTGGTGCTCAAAGGAGGGGTAGTGATGATTCCGATCGCCCTGCTTTCCATAATTGCTGTGTATATTTTTGTAGAACGTTACCTGACTATCAGGAAGGCAGCCAACATAGATGCGGATTTCATTCCCAACATCCGTGACTTTATGGTAAACGGCAATATAGCTGCTGCCCAGGCCTTATGCAAACGCCATGACAGTCCGGTAGCCCGTATGATAGAAAAAGGCATTACGCGCATTGGCAAACCGCTGCGCGATATAGAGGCATCCATTGAAAACGTGGGCAAGCTGGAGTTGTTCAAACTGGAACGCGGCTTATCCTTGCTGGCAACCATTTCCGGAGCGGCTCCCATGCTGGGCTTTCTGGGCACAGTTACCGGTATGGTAAAAGCATTTTATAACATGGCTAATGCCGGCAACAACATTGCCATTGATTTACTGGCCGGAGGTATTTACGAAGCCCTTATCACCACTGTGGCCGGCCTGGTGGTCGGTATTTTCTCATTCGTGGCTTACAATATTCTGGTGAATATGGTAAACCAGGTAGTACATAAAATGGAAGCCACCTCCATTGAATTTATTGATCTGTTACAGGAACCCGCTTAA
- a CDS encoding biopolymer transporter ExbD — translation MNLRSRNKVEAQFNLSSLTDIIFLLLIFFMLTSTLVSINAIKLILPTSESKITDKRSVSVSITKDLEYYVDQQRVRFNELKGALKKKIEGVENPTVVLHVEKSVPIENVVQVMNIGYEMKLNMILATQPPEKR, via the coding sequence ATGAATCTGCGCTCAAGAAATAAGGTGGAGGCCCAGTTTAATCTGTCATCCCTGACGGATATTATCTTTCTACTGCTGATTTTTTTTATGCTCACTTCAACACTTGTAAGCATCAACGCTATCAAGCTGATACTCCCTACTTCGGAAAGTAAAATTACCGACAAACGTAGTGTATCGGTATCCATCACCAAAGACTTGGAATATTATGTAGATCAGCAGAGAGTGCGTTTTAATGAGCTGAAAGGGGCATTAAAAAAGAAAATTGAGGGGGTTGAAAATCCCACAGTGGTTTTACATGTGGAAAAATCGGTGCCCATTGAAAACGTGGTGCAGGTGATGAATATCGGCTATGAAATGAAGCTGAATATGATTTTGGCAACACAACCTCCAGAGAAACGATGA
- a CDS encoding folylpolyglutamate synthase — MTYQEALHHLYDQLPMFQRIGAAAFKKDLTNTLFLCAMLKEPHQRFKSIHVAGTNGKGSVSHLLAAMLQAQGYKTGLYISPHYKDFRERIKINGDYISAEQVVRFVERYRSEYEKIKPSFFEITVAMAFDYFAAEQVDIAVIETGMGGRLDSTNVITPLLSVITNIGYDHMQFLGNTLPAIAFEKAGIIKPHVPVVIGETDAETAPVFQEVASERNAPIEFADQHVQVMLKSKSHGGMRVDIAEHQKVVYTDVFTSLYGGYQLKNIATAWHAARMLQKAASSFLPLSERAMLEGIEKVRALTRLQGRWDFLSVEGPVIICDSGHNAHGIREVVRELMEMTCRHLHFVIGFVKDKDLQLVLPLFPSGERYHYYFCRPDLPRGLDAEELQKQAWTFGLNGRAYPSVRAALESAKQLADKQDVIFVGGSTFVVAEVI; from the coding sequence TTGACTTATCAGGAAGCCTTGCATCATTTGTATGACCAGTTGCCGATGTTTCAGCGCATTGGTGCGGCAGCTTTCAAAAAAGATCTCACCAACACGCTGTTTTTGTGTGCTATGCTCAAGGAGCCACACCAGCGTTTTAAAAGCATACATGTTGCCGGCACCAATGGAAAAGGCTCTGTTTCACACCTTCTGGCAGCCATGCTCCAGGCGCAGGGTTACAAAACAGGGCTCTATATATCACCGCACTACAAAGATTTCCGGGAGCGTATAAAAATCAATGGCGATTATATCTCCGCAGAGCAGGTGGTGCGCTTTGTGGAGCGTTACCGGTCGGAGTATGAAAAAATCAAGCCGTCATTTTTTGAAATCACGGTAGCGATGGCTTTTGACTATTTTGCTGCTGAACAGGTGGATATTGCCGTTATTGAAACCGGCATGGGAGGTCGCCTGGATTCCACCAATGTAATCACTCCGTTGCTTTCGGTTATCACCAATATCGGATATGACCACATGCAGTTTCTGGGGAACACCCTTCCAGCCATTGCTTTTGAAAAAGCCGGCATTATAAAACCGCATGTGCCGGTTGTCATTGGAGAAACCGATGCTGAAACCGCTCCGGTTTTTCAGGAAGTAGCCAGCGAACGGAATGCCCCTATAGAATTTGCTGACCAGCATGTTCAGGTGATGCTGAAAAGCAAATCGCATGGCGGTATGCGTGTTGATATTGCAGAACATCAGAAAGTGGTTTATACAGATGTCTTCACCAGCTTGTATGGGGGATACCAACTCAAGAACATTGCAACTGCATGGCATGCGGCCCGCATGTTGCAAAAAGCAGCCTCTTCTTTTTTGCCGCTTTCCGAAAGGGCTATGCTGGAGGGAATAGAAAAAGTACGGGCGCTTACCCGCCTGCAGGGACGTTGGGATTTTTTGTCTGTTGAAGGCCCTGTCATCATTTGTGATAGCGGACATAATGCCCATGGAATTCGTGAGGTTGTTCGTGAGCTAATGGAAATGACGTGTCGTCACCTGCACTTTGTAATCGGTTTTGTAAAAGATAAAGATTTGCAGTTAGTACTCCCGTTATTCCCATCCGGGGAAAGATACCATTACTATTTCTGCCGCCCCGATTTACCCCGCGGACTGGATGCTGAGGAACTACAGAAGCAGGCCTGGACATTTGGACTCAACGGCAGAGCCTATCCTTCTGTGCGCGCGGCTCTGGAATCAGCCAAACAGCTTGCCGATAAACAGGATGTCATTTTTGTAGGTGGCAGCACCTTTGTTGTAGCCGAGGTGATTTGA